Proteins found in one Clostridium kluyveri DSM 555 genomic segment:
- a CDS encoding GNAT family N-acetyltransferase — MKLNIRRLTIIPLNLEQFKVLFDVIYMTEVVKSMCQWALSDKKVLRVIAGTDKNNIASQRVLKKCSFIIYDEDHENYLWQLNNKLS, encoded by the coding sequence ATGAAATTAAATATCAGAAGGTTGACAATAATACCTTTGAATCTAGAACAATTCAAGGTATTGTTTGATGTAATATATATGACAGAAGTCGTAAAAAGTATGTGTCAATGGGCATTGAGTGATAAGAAGGTTTTAAGAGTTATTGCCGGAACAGATAAAAACAATATTGCTTCTCAAAGAGTTTTGAAGAAATGTAGTTTTATAATATATGATGAAGACCATGAAAATTATTTATGGCAGTTAAATAATAAATTAAGCTAG
- a CDS encoding transposase — MKGKSYTKELKEEVLREVKEVGNVSLVSRRHGLSKSTIFTWIRNSKDKDEIKIKPGRKALVEGEKELENELTEVTKENDHLKKLLGEKDLEIAILRDLIKKSNPQLRKK, encoded by the coding sequence ATGAAAGGAAAAAGTTATACGAAAGAATTAAAAGAAGAGGTATTAAGAGAAGTGAAAGAAGTAGGAAATGTTTCACTGGTATCAAGGAGACATGGGCTCTCAAAATCAACTATATTTACGTGGATAAGGAATTCTAAGGATAAGGATGAGATTAAAATTAAGCCTGGTAGAAAAGCTTTAGTTGAGGGAGAAAAAGAACTTGAAAATGAGCTGACAGAGGTAACAAAAGAAAATGATCATCTAAAAAAATTGTTAGGAGAAAAAGATTTAGAAATAGCAATTCTTAGAGATTTAATAAAAAAATCAAACCCTCAATTAAGGAAAAAGTAG
- a CDS encoding GDSL-type esterase/lipase family protein, giving the protein MKKITGSNLFTIFLAFIFVFMSTISISSVKADEISSVNMSQTSSSINYLALGDSISCGMSADSGKGYVDLFHKHLETLGRYGEVNLQNLSVSGDKSSDLLTKFQTDEYKEAVKDAKIITISIGGNNLLSPVIEAVCQAFGVNKDDNPNYQTELALAVASNPNKDAILAGIVSSGTLLQSLNSGILQFQSDFPKIIKTIKEIAPESEIYVLTLYNPFNSKDPMYSAFDSIINRINKTIKIQTNNCNIVDVYEKLKTTSGAVNFSLSNMMIDPHPTTIGHAAIYDLLVDAKVKKDGLVAADKKWTITFTGEVEFDDSTKDAIIVTGSKGNEVNTTLELGQNNKSIIVYPPTVGYTPGESYTLTVRKQCHDKNGKQMKQDRTLNFSIEADTAD; this is encoded by the coding sequence ATGAAGAAAATTACAGGCAGTAATCTTTTCACAATATTTCTTGCATTTATATTTGTTTTCATGAGTACTATAAGCATATCTTCAGTTAAAGCAGATGAAATTAGTAGTGTAAATATGTCACAAACTTCATCCAGTATAAATTACCTGGCACTAGGAGATTCTATTTCTTGTGGAATGAGCGCTGATTCAGGTAAAGGATATGTAGATCTTTTTCATAAACATTTAGAGACACTTGGCAGATATGGAGAAGTAAATTTACAGAATCTATCTGTATCGGGAGACAAAAGCAGTGATTTGTTGACAAAATTTCAAACTGATGAATATAAAGAGGCAGTCAAGGATGCAAAAATTATAACAATAAGTATTGGCGGGAATAATCTTCTTTCTCCTGTAATTGAAGCTGTTTGTCAGGCATTTGGAGTAAATAAGGATGACAATCCTAATTATCAGACTGAATTAGCTCTAGCTGTTGCATCAAATCCCAATAAGGATGCTATATTAGCTGGAATAGTAAGTTCTGGAACTTTACTTCAAAGTTTAAATTCAGGAATACTTCAATTTCAAAGTGATTTTCCTAAAATTATTAAAACAATAAAAGAGATTGCACCTGAATCAGAAATATATGTTTTGACTTTGTACAACCCCTTTAATTCCAAGGATCCTATGTATTCTGCATTTGATTCTATTATTAATCGTATTAATAAAACTATAAAAATACAAACTAATAACTGCAACATAGTAGATGTTTATGAAAAGCTTAAAACAACTTCTGGTGCTGTTAACTTTAGCTTATCTAATATGATGATTGATCCTCATCCCACAACAATAGGACATGCTGCTATATATGATTTGCTTGTGGATGCAAAGGTAAAAAAAGATGGATTGGTAGCTGCGGATAAAAAATGGACAATTACTTTTACGGGAGAGGTAGAATTTGATGACTCCACTAAAGATGCAATTATAGTTACAGGTAGTAAAGGTAATGAGGTAAATACAACTTTAGAATTGGGACAAAACAACAAAAGTATAATAGTTTATCCACCCACTGTAGGATATACTCCAGGAGAAAGTTACACATTGACTGTGAGGAAACAGTGTCATGATAAAAATGGGAAACAGATGAAACAAGATAGAACATTAAATTTTAGTATAGAAGCCGATACGGCAGATTAA
- a CDS encoding TOBE domain-containing protein, which yields MIANYQPYGNYYDGFEYFCPWVRYSSKAHYPSNTTAEMALSARNQFIGRITKITRGDVVGQVVVDIGCGNSMSSVITTASIDQLRLRVGSQVRVIVKSTSVMIMSSSSNMTSNSNNTMPDSNRIMPNSNNMMPNSNNMMPNSNKMMPNSNNTMPKSNVKSDKEKYKMTLSARNQLKGKVTKITQGDVVSQILVDTGCKNLVSSVITTASLKDLEIKVGSEVKAVIKSTDAMIMK from the coding sequence ATGATTGCTAATTACCAGCCTTATGGAAATTATTATGATGGCTTTGAATATTTCTGTCCCTGGGTACGATATAGCTCTAAGGCACATTATCCTTCAAATACAACTGCTGAAATGGCCTTAAGTGCCAGAAATCAATTTATAGGAAGAATTACTAAAATAACCAGGGGAGATGTAGTAGGTCAAGTAGTAGTTGATATTGGATGTGGAAATTCAATGTCGTCCGTAATCACAACGGCTTCAATAGACCAGCTAAGATTAAGAGTAGGCTCACAAGTCAGAGTCATAGTTAAATCAACTAGTGTTATGATTATGAGTTCTTCATCCAATATGACATCTAATTCCAATAATACGATGCCTGACTCTAATAGAATAATGCCTAATTCTAACAATATGATGCCTAATTCCAATAACATGATGCCCAACTCTAATAAAATGATGCCTAATTCTAACAATACGATGCCTAAATCCAATGTGAAATCCGACAAAGAGAAATATAAGATGACATTAAGTGCTAGAAATCAGCTAAAAGGAAAAGTTACTAAAATAACTCAAGGAGATGTGGTAAGTCAAATATTGGTAGATACAGGTTGTAAAAATTTAGTATCTTCTGTAATTACAACAGCTTCCTTAAAGGATCTTGAAATTAAAGTAGGTTCAGAAGTTAAAGCTGTTATTAAGTCAACAGACGCTATGATAATGAAATAA
- a CDS encoding helix-turn-helix transcriptional regulator: MKNRLKELRESLGLTQEQLGKLVGVSRQAINAIETEKFEPSIWLAYDISNIFNCFIEEVFLFKKSKRKSRAQQSRGVV, encoded by the coding sequence ATGAAAAATCGATTAAAAGAATTGCGAGAATCTCTTGGATTGACTCAAGAACAGTTAGGAAAACTTGTAGGAGTATCAAGGCAAGCAATAAATGCTATTGAGACAGAAAAATTTGAGCCCTCTATATGGTTAGCTTATGATATCAGTAATATATTTAATTGCTTTATAGAAGAAGTCTTTCTCTTTAAGAAAAGTAAAAGAAAATCAAGAGCACAGCAAAGTAGAGGGGTTGTTTAG
- the def gene encoding peptide deformylase has translation MALRQIRLFGDDILRKKSKEVKAVDNKIRQILNDMADTMYDTENGGGLAAPQIGILKRLAVIDMGQGLIKLVNPKIIKCAGEQEVIEGCLSIPNVFGKLKRPAKVIIEALNEEGSKIILKGTKDLAKCFCHEIDHLKGILFTDLVTEYMK, from the coding sequence ATGGCATTAAGACAAATTAGGCTTTTTGGTGATGATATATTGAGAAAAAAAAGTAAAGAAGTGAAAGCAGTAGATAATAAAATAAGACAAATTTTAAATGATATGGCTGATACCATGTATGATACAGAAAATGGCGGGGGCTTGGCAGCTCCACAAATTGGTATATTGAAAAGATTGGCTGTAATAGATATGGGACAAGGACTTATAAAATTAGTCAATCCAAAAATAATTAAGTGTGCAGGAGAACAAGAGGTCATAGAAGGATGTTTGAGCATTCCTAATGTGTTCGGAAAGTTAAAAAGACCTGCAAAAGTTATAATAGAAGCATTAAATGAAGAGGGAAGTAAAATTATATTAAAAGGTACAAAAGATTTAGCCAAATGTTTTTGTCATGAAATAGATCATTTGAAAGGTATACTTTTTACTGATTTGGTAACTGAATATATGAAGTAA